One Cellulosimicrobium protaetiae genomic region harbors:
- a CDS encoding winged helix-turn-helix domain-containing protein encodes MSLSQARRVALAAQGLHRPRPDVGTGGTPGRRTPTMRQVQGVIDRLGLLQIDSVNVLARAHLMPLYARLGPYDTALLDRAAGRAPRRLVETWAHVASYVPPSTWPLLEWRRRRYRTEAWGTISAVEMSHSDAVEDVRRLVTERGPITASEVHEILEAEGRAHPRDRSQWGWNWTVAKQALEFLFFTGEITSARRNGAFERCYDLTERVLPPEVVAAPPVADADAVRALLEIGARAHGVGTLRCFKDYFRLKGPAVRTALDELVEAGTLRPVTVRGWDEPTYLHADATLPRRATATTLLNPFDPLVFERTRLERLFDVHYRIEIYVPAAKRVHGYYVLPFLEGEDLTARVDLKADRRAGVLRALSAHREQAAGEQTAARLAAELRVLGGWLGVPEVEVAPSGDLAPALAAEVAVA; translated from the coding sequence ATGTCCCTGTCCCAGGCGCGCCGTGTCGCTCTCGCCGCGCAAGGGCTGCACCGCCCGCGCCCGGACGTCGGGACCGGCGGCACGCCCGGTCGGCGCACGCCGACGATGCGGCAGGTCCAGGGCGTGATCGACCGGCTCGGGCTGCTGCAGATCGACTCGGTGAACGTGCTCGCGCGGGCGCACCTCATGCCGCTGTACGCGCGCCTCGGCCCGTACGACACGGCGCTGCTGGACCGCGCGGCGGGACGCGCCCCGCGCCGGCTGGTGGAGACGTGGGCGCACGTCGCGTCGTACGTCCCGCCGAGCACGTGGCCGCTGCTCGAGTGGCGACGCCGCCGGTACCGGACGGAGGCGTGGGGCACGATCAGCGCGGTCGAGATGAGCCACAGCGACGCCGTGGAGGACGTGCGGCGCCTGGTCACCGAGCGCGGGCCGATCACGGCGAGCGAGGTGCACGAGATCCTCGAGGCGGAGGGGCGTGCGCACCCCAGGGACCGGTCGCAGTGGGGCTGGAACTGGACCGTCGCCAAGCAGGCGCTCGAGTTCCTCTTCTTCACGGGCGAGATCACGTCGGCGCGTCGCAACGGGGCGTTCGAGCGCTGCTACGACCTGACGGAGCGCGTGCTCCCGCCCGAGGTGGTGGCGGCCCCGCCCGTCGCGGACGCCGACGCCGTCCGGGCTCTCCTGGAGATCGGCGCGCGGGCGCACGGCGTCGGCACGCTGCGCTGCTTCAAGGACTACTTCCGGCTCAAGGGCCCGGCGGTGCGCACGGCGCTCGACGAGCTCGTCGAGGCGGGGACGCTGCGGCCGGTGACGGTGCGGGGCTGGGACGAGCCCACCTACCTGCACGCCGACGCGACGCTCCCTCGCCGGGCGACCGCGACGACGCTGCTGAACCCGTTCGACCCGCTCGTGTTCGAGCGCACGCGGCTGGAGCGGCTGTTCGACGTGCACTACCGGATCGAGATCTACGTGCCGGCAGCGAAGCGGGTGCACGGCTACTACGTCCTGCCGTTCCTCGAGGGCGAGGACCTCACGGCGCGCGTCGACCTCAAGGCGGACCGGCGCGCGGGTGTCCTGCGCGCCCTGTCGGCGCACCGCGAGCAGGCGGCGGGGGAGCAGACGGCGGCGCGGCTCGCGGCGGAGCTCCGGGTGCTCGGGGGGTGGCTGGGCGTGCCCGAGGTCGAGGTGGCACCCTCGGGCGACCTGGCCCCGGCACTGGCGGCCGAGGTGGCTGTCGCCTGA
- a CDS encoding LpqB family beta-propeller domain-containing protein, with protein sequence MTTTGVPLRRAGRALAAGLATALVVALGACASIPTSGPVTEGQATPEDPGQPFVSAASPIRDASPDQIVRGFLTAQAQGARSSFDVASEFLTDDAQAWSPLAQVAVLEDVPQLEVDEATLEEGTTTVRATADVVGTVDERGVYTEEVPGRTVEISYGLVRDADGQWRIATVEDGLSITATNFARTFKQVNLYFPTLDRTYLVPDARWFPSRNWQTLAVRETVRGPSEWLAGSVGTVVPEGTALSIDSVTPSDEGTVAVPLNDAVTAASSADRALLLAQLQAALGGRVEITIGVGGTTLSADDVPAIGVATTPDDPVVLAGDQIMSLEGRTTQPVGSAAPLAGLQPTALAFRGRSSDASYVVRDGAIRIVTAPTADAGPTTLLTGANLLAPSIDRFQFLWSGPQVQPGSLQVVDLREGGSDTAVSEVAVPWLDGRTIMSVRVAPDGARIAVVSDAGSGAQIHVAGIVRDEAGRPTQLSDPIRVGQPVLTATQVTWVDRVLLGVLGRAAGQAEPVVQRVPVGGPTVAASPVEDAVSLASATGVGTMLVGTSDSSLYAAGTSTLWTRVATEVRLPTYPG encoded by the coding sequence ATGACCACGACCGGAGTCCCGCTGCGCAGAGCCGGGCGTGCGCTCGCGGCCGGGCTCGCGACGGCGCTCGTCGTCGCGCTCGGGGCGTGCGCGTCGATCCCCACGTCCGGGCCCGTCACCGAGGGTCAGGCGACGCCCGAGGACCCCGGCCAGCCCTTCGTCAGCGCCGCGTCCCCGATCCGTGACGCGTCGCCGGACCAGATCGTGCGGGGCTTCCTCACGGCCCAGGCCCAGGGCGCGCGCAGCTCGTTCGACGTCGCCTCCGAGTTCCTGACGGACGACGCGCAGGCCTGGTCGCCGCTCGCCCAGGTGGCCGTCCTCGAGGACGTGCCGCAGCTCGAGGTCGACGAGGCGACCCTCGAGGAGGGCACGACGACGGTGCGCGCGACGGCGGACGTCGTCGGGACGGTCGACGAGCGCGGCGTGTACACCGAGGAGGTGCCGGGCCGGACGGTCGAGATCTCCTACGGCCTCGTGCGCGACGCCGACGGGCAGTGGCGCATCGCGACCGTCGAGGACGGGCTGTCGATCACCGCGACCAACTTCGCGCGGACCTTCAAGCAGGTCAACCTCTACTTCCCGACGCTCGACCGCACGTACCTCGTGCCCGACGCGCGCTGGTTCCCCAGCCGCAACTGGCAGACGCTCGCCGTGCGCGAGACGGTGCGCGGCCCGTCGGAGTGGCTCGCCGGATCGGTCGGCACGGTCGTCCCCGAGGGCACCGCGCTGAGCATCGACTCCGTCACGCCCTCCGACGAGGGCACGGTCGCCGTCCCCCTCAACGACGCGGTCACGGCGGCGTCCTCCGCCGACCGGGCGCTGCTTCTCGCGCAGCTCCAGGCGGCGCTCGGTGGGCGCGTCGAGATCACGATCGGCGTGGGCGGGACGACGCTCTCGGCCGACGACGTCCCGGCGATCGGCGTCGCGACGACACCCGACGATCCCGTGGTGCTCGCGGGTGACCAGATCATGAGCCTCGAGGGCCGGACGACGCAGCCCGTCGGGTCGGCCGCCCCGCTCGCGGGCCTGCAGCCCACGGCGCTCGCCTTCCGGGGGAGGTCGTCCGACGCGTCGTACGTCGTGCGGGACGGCGCGATCCGGATCGTCACGGCTCCCACGGCCGACGCGGGCCCGACGACGCTGCTCACGGGGGCGAACCTCCTCGCGCCCTCGATCGACCGCTTCCAGTTCCTGTGGAGCGGCCCCCAGGTCCAGCCCGGCTCGCTGCAGGTGGTCGACCTCCGGGAAGGGGGGTCGGACACCGCCGTCTCCGAGGTCGCGGTGCCCTGGCTCGACGGGCGCACGATCATGTCGGTGCGTGTCGCGCCGGACGGCGCGCGCATCGCCGTCGTGAGCGACGCGGGGAGCGGCGCGCAGATCCACGTCGCCGGGATCGTGCGGGACGAGGCCGGGCGACCGACCCAGCTCTCGGACCCGATCAGGGTCGGTCAGCCCGTCCTCACGGCCACCCAGGTCACGTGGGTGGACCGCGTCCTCCTCGGCGTGCTGGGCCGTGCCGCCGGGCAGGCCGAGCCCGTCGTCCAGCGGGTGCCCGTCGGAGGGCCGACGGTCGCCGCATCACCGGTCGAGGACGCCGTCTCGCTCGCTTCCGCGACCGGTGTCGGCACGATGCTCGTCGGGACGAGCGACAGCAGCCTCTACGCGGCGGGCACCTCGACGCTCTGGACGCGTGTCGCGACCGAGGTGCGCCTGCCCACCTACCCCGGCTGA
- the mtrA gene encoding MtrAB system response regulator MtrA has translation MKVRVLVVDDDTALAEMIGIVLRSEGFEPVFCADGDLALETFRSTQPDLVLLDLMLPGKDGTEVCRLIRAESGVPIIMLTAKSDTVDVVLGLESGADDYISKPFKPKELVARIRARLRRTEEPAPEHLSIGDVEIDVTGHRVSRGGDQVALTPLEFDLLVALARKPWQVFTREVLLEKVWGYRHAADTRLVNVHVQRLRSKIEHDPENPEIVLTVRGVGYKAGATRT, from the coding sequence ATGAAGGTTCGTGTGCTCGTGGTCGACGACGACACCGCCCTGGCCGAGATGATCGGCATCGTCCTGCGCTCCGAGGGCTTCGAACCCGTCTTCTGCGCCGACGGCGACCTCGCGCTCGAGACGTTCCGCAGCACCCAGCCGGACCTGGTGCTGCTCGACCTCATGCTCCCGGGCAAGGACGGCACCGAGGTGTGCCGCCTCATCCGCGCGGAGTCGGGCGTGCCGATCATCATGCTCACCGCGAAGAGCGACACGGTGGACGTCGTGCTCGGGCTCGAGTCCGGCGCGGACGACTACATCTCCAAGCCCTTCAAGCCCAAGGAGCTCGTCGCCCGCATCCGCGCGCGCCTGCGCCGCACGGAGGAGCCGGCACCGGAGCACCTGTCGATCGGCGACGTCGAGATCGACGTGACCGGGCACCGCGTCTCGCGCGGGGGCGACCAGGTCGCGCTCACGCCGCTCGAGTTCGACCTGCTCGTGGCGCTCGCGCGCAAGCCGTGGCAGGTCTTCACGCGCGAGGTCCTGCTCGAGAAGGTGTGGGGCTACCGGCACGCCGCGGACACACGCCTCGTCAACGTCCACGTGCAGCGCCTCCGCTCGAAGATCGAGCACGACCCCGAGAACCCGGAGATCGTGCTGACCGTGCGCGGCGTCGGGTACAAGGCGGGCGCGACCCGCACGTGA
- the hpf gene encoding ribosome hibernation-promoting factor, HPF/YfiA family: MEIVVVGRHTEVADRFRRHVEDKLAKVQQLAPTAQRVDVEVTHENNPRLSGVRERVELTVRAKGPVVRAEAAADDRFGALDLAMDKLAERLRRARDRRKDHRNHTVVPPVDVRPYDPSTHDAPPPPTPTAPTEPGEAVETTLGDSPVVIRQKLHTAEPMTVDDALYEMEMVGHDFFLFVDVETSRPSVAYRRRGWTYGVVALDTSCDCATPSVEKTA; this comes from the coding sequence ATGGAGATCGTCGTCGTCGGCAGGCACACGGAAGTGGCAGACCGCTTCCGCCGACACGTGGAGGACAAGCTCGCCAAGGTCCAGCAGCTCGCGCCCACGGCGCAGCGCGTGGACGTCGAGGTCACCCACGAGAACAACCCGAGGCTCTCCGGGGTCCGCGAACGCGTCGAGCTCACCGTGCGGGCCAAGGGCCCCGTCGTCCGCGCCGAGGCAGCGGCCGACGACCGGTTCGGCGCGCTCGACCTCGCGATGGACAAGCTCGCCGAGCGCCTGCGTCGCGCCCGCGACCGTCGCAAGGACCACCGCAACCACACCGTCGTGCCGCCCGTCGACGTGCGTCCCTACGACCCGTCCACGCACGACGCACCCCCGCCGCCGACGCCGACCGCGCCGACCGAGCCGGGGGAGGCCGTCGAGACGACCCTCGGTGACTCGCCCGTCGTCATCCGGCAGAAGCTGCACACCGCCGAGCCCATGACCGTGGACGACGCTCTGTACGAGATGGAGATGGTCGGTCACGACTTCTTCCTCTTCGTCGACGTCGAGACGTCGCGCCCGTCCGTCGCCTACCGGCGCCGCGGGTGGACGTACGGGGTCGTCGCGCTCGACACGTCCTGCGACTGCGCCACGCCCTCGGTCGAGAAGACCGCCTGA
- a CDS encoding DUF4129 domain-containing protein, which produces MTLRSLAADVPVQPGADEARRWLVEELTKPEYSTDPSLLQRLLEWLQGLFDGAPALDLGGPLTAVVVVVAVAIVAGIAYWVAGPVRLSRRAAASAVLLDDDARTAAEMRAAADAAAARGDWATATLERFRAVVRSLEERAVLDARPGRTAWEAAEAAGERVPDVADGLARGAHLFDDVAYGKADVGPEADAFLRALDERALATRPVLRTQVAASAPSGGGDVA; this is translated from the coding sequence ATGACCCTGCGGTCGCTCGCGGCCGACGTGCCCGTGCAGCCGGGTGCCGACGAGGCGCGCCGCTGGCTCGTCGAGGAGCTCACGAAGCCGGAGTACAGCACCGACCCGTCGCTCCTGCAGCGGCTCCTCGAGTGGCTCCAGGGTCTCTTCGACGGTGCCCCCGCGCTCGACCTCGGGGGCCCGCTCACCGCGGTGGTCGTCGTCGTGGCCGTCGCGATCGTCGCCGGGATCGCGTACTGGGTCGCGGGACCGGTGCGGCTGTCGCGCCGGGCGGCGGCCTCGGCCGTCTTGCTCGACGACGACGCACGGACCGCCGCCGAGATGCGCGCGGCGGCCGACGCGGCCGCGGCACGGGGCGACTGGGCGACGGCCACGCTCGAGCGCTTCCGCGCCGTCGTGCGCTCGCTCGAGGAGCGCGCGGTCCTCGACGCCCGCCCCGGCCGCACCGCCTGGGAGGCGGCGGAGGCCGCGGGCGAGCGCGTGCCCGACGTCGCCGACGGCCTCGCGCGCGGCGCGCACCTGTTCGACGACGTCGCGTACGGCAAGGCGGACGTCGGGCCGGAGGCCGACGCGTTCCTGCGCGCCCTCGACGAGCGCGCGCTCGCGACCCGGCCCGTGCTGCGCACGCAGGTCGCGGCGTCCGCCCCGTCCGGCGGGGGTGACGTCGCGTGA
- a CDS encoding ComF family protein — translation MLRQALDDVTRLVLPVACPGCGLPDVRWCRACVAPLVAPPRRRERGVPRLDRLDGVPPLPVWAPADYAGPVRGVVVAWKDRGRADLDRPLGGAASRAGAAVGRLLLAGSPAPLPPRAAVLVVPAPTSAAARRARGRDPVAVLARSVASGLVATGVAARTAPLLGQRGHPRDQVGLGARARGARLGTVGLATGPAARRRAEDARRDRVACLLVDDVVTTGATLAACETALADAGLPVLGALVLAATPAPAERREPVVGPSRGAPWQPGRRSSGSPPVGAADTLARGLV, via the coding sequence GTGCTCCGCCAGGCCCTCGACGACGTGACCCGCCTCGTGCTCCCCGTGGCCTGCCCGGGCTGCGGGCTGCCCGACGTCCGGTGGTGCCGTGCGTGCGTCGCCCCGCTCGTCGCCCCGCCCCGTCGCCGCGAGCGGGGCGTGCCGCGCCTCGACCGCCTCGACGGCGTACCGCCCCTGCCCGTCTGGGCGCCGGCGGACTACGCCGGGCCGGTGCGCGGCGTCGTCGTCGCGTGGAAGGACCGTGGCCGCGCGGACCTCGACCGGCCGCTGGGGGGCGCCGCGTCGCGTGCCGGCGCGGCGGTGGGCCGACTCCTCCTCGCGGGTTCGCCCGCACCCCTCCCGCCCCGGGCCGCCGTGCTGGTCGTGCCCGCGCCGACCTCGGCCGCGGCCCGACGGGCGCGGGGGCGGGACCCGGTCGCCGTCCTCGCCCGGTCCGTCGCGTCCGGGCTCGTCGCGACGGGGGTCGCCGCCCGGACCGCGCCCCTCCTCGGGCAGCGGGGCCACCCGCGCGACCAGGTCGGCCTCGGCGCGCGGGCGCGCGGGGCTCGCCTCGGCACGGTCGGGCTCGCCACCGGTCCCGCGGCGCGCCGCCGCGCCGAGGACGCCCGGCGGGACCGCGTCGCGTGCCTCCTCGTCGACGACGTCGTCACCACGGGCGCGACCCTCGCGGCGTGCGAGACGGCGCTCGCGGACGCGGGCCTGCCCGTTCTCGGAGCCCTCGTGCTCGCCGCGACCCCCGCCCCGGCGGAGCGTCGGGAGCCCGTCGTCGGGCCGTCGCGGGGCGCTCCGTGGCAGCCGGGTCGAAGGTCCTCCGGTTCACCTCCCGTTGGTGCTGCCGACACCCTCGCCCGCGGGTTAGTCTGA
- the mtrB gene encoding MtrAB system histidine kinase MtrB, with product MSTTAGTTDRRRQGFWRRSRRRVRAAARRVVWRWRSSMQLRVVTSALVVGVLTVGALGAYLTDAMRDGLYERRAAEVDLESAQSTQQARSTLDASPASTATEAQSLLFDLFSMLQSTGSSRDVFLWQAGGSSTVGFLDQSTNPQLADLVSPEMREATVAADGEQYLQSVAIPVDPARPGSSGVVPGIVVGSTVEVPVAGTYELYYLYDLEADQETLRFLQSVLLVGALVLLALLVGITALVTRQAVLPVRQAADVAERLADGRLDERLPVKGHDEMASLAHSFNEMARSLQDQIGRMEELSMLQRRFVSDVSHELRTPLTTIRMASEVLHSSREDFDPVSKRSTELLQTQLDRFEDLLADLLEISRFDANAAVLDAERRDLRDVVNAAVDHAAPLAERKGVWLSVHLGDEAVTADIDPRRVERIVRNLVVNAIEHAEERPVEITVEGDGHAVAVAVRDHGVGMTAGEVQHVFDRFWRADPARARTTGGTGLGLAISLEDAHLHGGWLEAWGRPGRGASFRLTLPRRAGIRLQSSPLPLVSEAAAGRGLPAEWSDGTPVVEDVEGTAGPADLPSVTGGIPVVLPTEHAQHPGRGAEPPTGTGAGSVATDDVQEAR from the coding sequence GTGAGCACGACGGCCGGCACCACCGACCGGCGCCGGCAGGGGTTCTGGCGCCGGTCCCGGCGCCGCGTGCGCGCCGCCGCCCGCCGCGTCGTCTGGCGGTGGCGCTCCTCGATGCAGCTCCGCGTCGTCACCTCGGCGCTCGTCGTGGGCGTGCTCACCGTCGGCGCTCTCGGCGCCTACCTGACGGACGCGATGCGCGACGGGCTGTACGAGCGGCGCGCGGCCGAGGTCGACCTGGAGAGCGCGCAGTCGACGCAGCAGGCGCGCAGCACGCTCGACGCGTCGCCCGCGTCTACCGCGACCGAGGCGCAGTCGCTGCTGTTCGACCTCTTCTCCATGCTGCAGTCCACCGGGTCGTCGCGCGACGTCTTCCTCTGGCAGGCCGGGGGGTCGAGCACGGTGGGCTTCCTCGACCAGTCGACGAACCCGCAGCTCGCCGACCTCGTCTCTCCCGAGATGCGCGAGGCGACCGTCGCCGCCGACGGCGAGCAGTACCTCCAGTCGGTCGCGATCCCGGTCGACCCGGCCCGCCCGGGGAGCTCCGGGGTGGTGCCGGGCATCGTCGTCGGCTCGACGGTCGAGGTGCCCGTCGCCGGGACGTACGAGCTCTACTACCTCTACGACCTCGAGGCCGACCAGGAGACGCTGCGCTTCCTGCAGTCGGTCCTGCTCGTGGGCGCGCTCGTGCTGCTCGCGCTGCTCGTCGGCATCACCGCGCTCGTCACGCGGCAGGCGGTGCTGCCGGTGCGGCAGGCGGCGGACGTCGCGGAGCGTCTCGCCGACGGACGCCTCGACGAGCGGCTCCCCGTCAAGGGGCACGACGAGATGGCGTCGCTCGCGCACTCGTTCAACGAGATGGCGCGGAGCCTGCAGGACCAGATCGGCCGCATGGAGGAGCTGTCCATGCTCCAGCGCCGGTTCGTCTCCGACGTCTCGCACGAGCTGCGCACGCCGCTCACGACGATCCGCATGGCGTCGGAGGTGCTGCACTCCTCCCGCGAGGACTTCGACCCGGTCTCGAAGCGGTCGACCGAGCTGTTGCAGACCCAGCTCGACCGGTTCGAGGACCTCCTCGCCGACCTGCTGGAGATCAGCCGGTTCGACGCCAACGCGGCGGTCCTCGACGCGGAACGGCGCGACCTGCGCGACGTCGTCAACGCCGCCGTCGACCACGCCGCCCCGCTCGCCGAGCGCAAGGGGGTCTGGCTCTCGGTGCACCTCGGCGACGAGGCCGTGACCGCCGACATCGACCCTCGGCGCGTCGAGCGCATCGTGCGCAACCTCGTCGTCAACGCGATCGAGCACGCCGAGGAGCGTCCGGTGGAGATCACGGTCGAGGGAGACGGGCACGCGGTCGCGGTCGCGGTGCGCGACCACGGCGTCGGCATGACCGCCGGCGAGGTCCAGCACGTGTTCGACCGGTTCTGGCGCGCCGACCCCGCGCGTGCGCGCACGACGGGGGGCACGGGACTCGGCCTCGCGATCTCCCTCGAGGACGCGCACCTGCACGGCGGCTGGCTCGAGGCGTGGGGACGTCCCGGGCGCGGCGCGAGCTTCCGGCTCACCCTCCCGCGCCGCGCCGGCATCCGTCTCCAGTCGTCCCCGTTGCCGCTCGTGTCCGAGGCGGCCGCGGGGCGCGGGCTCCCGGCGGAGTGGAGCGACGGCACACCGGTCGTCGAGGACGTCGAGGGGACGGCGGGGCCCGCCGACCTGCCGTCCGTCACGGGCGGCATCCCCGTCGTCCTCCCGACCGAGCACGCGCAGCACCCGGGACGGGGCGCGGAGCCGCCCACGGGCACGGGTGCGGGGTCCGTGGCCACCGACGACGTGCAGGAGGCGCGATGA
- a CDS encoding DUF4350 domain-containing protein, whose product MSVPAPPTSRPAPPARSAGGDPRAVTTTHDPVVGDGTTTGSRARSRWRRARWPLMIVVALLVLAGLSAIARPTTSSTPLAPDNPGPAGARAVAEVLGDQGVEVTYVTTVADAVAASADGGTLLVAQGDYLLDEQVDALVRTPTDLVLVAPPEHLLDVATGGDAGLAYDWGSGTADRPARCEDPAAQAAGTLRSDGVGFFLVDGARATLCFPSPDDPTTGAYLVQETDGRSVRAVDTTAVLRNDAVAEDGNAALALWTLGANDRLVWLVPDPFDTSLGGEDAQTPALSLPPWFGVVALQALVVALVVMLWRGRRLGPLVTEDLPVVVRAAETTRGRGRLYRRAGARGHAAAGLRASAADRLAGRLGLPRSADAPALVDAVARATGRPGEQVAQLLYGPPPADDAALLELARHLDRIESEVYHS is encoded by the coding sequence GTGAGCGTCCCCGCACCCCCGACCTCCCGGCCCGCGCCCCCGGCGCGCTCGGCGGGCGGCGACCCCCGCGCCGTCACCACGACGCACGACCCCGTCGTCGGGGACGGCACGACGACGGGGTCCCGCGCCCGGAGCCGGTGGCGCCGCGCCCGCTGGCCGCTCATGATCGTCGTCGCCCTCCTCGTGCTCGCCGGGTTGTCCGCGATCGCCCGGCCCACGACGTCGTCGACACCGCTCGCCCCGGACAACCCGGGGCCCGCGGGCGCGCGGGCCGTGGCCGAGGTGCTGGGCGACCAGGGCGTGGAGGTGACCTACGTGACCACCGTCGCCGACGCCGTCGCGGCGTCCGCCGACGGCGGCACCCTGCTCGTCGCGCAGGGCGACTACCTGCTGGACGAGCAGGTCGACGCCCTCGTGCGGACGCCCACCGACCTCGTGCTGGTCGCGCCCCCCGAGCACCTGCTGGACGTCGCGACCGGCGGCGACGCCGGGCTCGCCTACGACTGGGGGTCGGGCACCGCGGACCGTCCCGCGCGCTGCGAGGACCCGGCCGCGCAGGCCGCGGGGACTCTGCGCTCGGACGGTGTCGGCTTCTTCCTCGTCGACGGGGCGCGCGCCACCCTCTGCTTCCCCTCCCCCGACGACCCGACGACCGGCGCGTACCTCGTGCAGGAGACGGACGGGCGGAGCGTGCGCGCCGTCGACACGACGGCCGTGCTGCGCAACGACGCGGTCGCCGAGGACGGCAACGCCGCGCTCGCGCTGTGGACGCTCGGCGCGAACGACCGGCTCGTGTGGCTCGTGCCCGACCCGTTCGACACGTCGCTCGGCGGCGAGGACGCGCAGACGCCGGCGCTCTCCCTGCCGCCGTGGTTCGGCGTGGTCGCGCTCCAGGCCCTCGTCGTCGCGCTGGTCGTCATGCTGTGGCGCGGCCGCCGGCTCGGCCCGCTCGTCACCGAGGACCTGCCGGTCGTCGTGCGCGCCGCGGAGACCACGCGCGGCCGCGGCCGCCTCTACCGGCGCGCCGGGGCCCGCGGGCACGCCGCGGCCGGGCTGCGCGCGAGCGCCGCGGACCGGCTCGCGGGCCGCCTCGGCCTCCCACGCTCCGCCGACGCGCCCGCCCTCGTCGACGCCGTCGCCCGCGCGACGGGCCGACCGGGCGAGCAGGTCGCCCAGCTCCTGTACGGACCACCACCCGCCGACGACGCGGCGCTGCTCGAGCTCGCGCGTCACCTTGACCGGATCGAGAGCGAGGTCTACCACTCGTGA